The Vitis riparia cultivar Riparia Gloire de Montpellier isolate 1030 chromosome 10, EGFV_Vit.rip_1.0, whole genome shotgun sequence genome includes a region encoding these proteins:
- the LOC117923512 gene encoding phospholipase A1-Igamma1, chloroplastic-like — MKAISSSCIHHHLPVAHHRRTNQTFIIRGFQEVATLPKQQSASSRLSQSFSNLLRLHVDTPPRTDFQSSTGISLIDEKHSTPTCSPKEDISNKWSEIHGSCDWDNILDPLQPWLRREIVKYGEFAQATYDAFDFDSFSEYCGSCRYNQHKLFKELGLEKNGYMVSKYIYAMSHIDVPQWLERSHLLDTWSKDSNWMGYVAVSDDQESSRIGRRDIVVAWRGTVAPSEWYEDFQRKLEPVGHGEAKVEHGFLSIYTSKRESSRYNKSSASDQVMKEVTRLVQLYKQRGEQVSLTITGHSLGGALALLNAYEAATSLPGLPISVISFGAPRVGNIAFGDELHQLGVKTLRVVVKQDMVPRMPGLVFNERLQKFDDITGTLKWVYTHVGAELKLDVQSSPYLKRGFNLPGFHSLETYLHLIDGFHSKTSTFREGARRDIALVNKACDMLVDELRIPHAWYQFANKGLVRNAHGRWVKQVRDPEDIPSPARETHHQAFSVEMLATDEGLARTLC, encoded by the coding sequence ATGAAGGCAATTTCATCCTCCTGCATCCACCACCATCTCCCGGTGGCTCACCACCGCCGCACCAACCAGACTTTCATTATTCGTGGCTTTCAAGAAGTTGCCACGCTCCCCAAACAGCAAAGCGCCAGCTCTCGCCTATCCCAATCGTTCTCAAACCTCCTTCGTCTCCATGTTGACACCCCTCCTAGAACTGACTTTCAGAGTTCTACTGGTATTTCTCTCATTGATGAGAAGCACTCCACTCCAACATGTTCTCCCAAAGAAGACATATCAAACAAATGGAGCGAAATTCATGGTTCCTGTGATTGGGACAATATTCTTGACCCTCTTCAACCTTGGCTTCGCAGAGAGATTGTCAAGTATGGAGAATTCGCGCAGGCGACTTATGATGCATTTGACTTCGATTCATTCTCGGAGTATTGTGGGAGCTGTAGATACAATCAGCATAAGCTGTTCAAAGAACTAGGCCTAGAAAAGAATGGTTACATGGTGAGCAAGTATATCTACGCCATGTCCCATATCGATGTGCCCCAATGGCTGGAAAGGTCTCACCTGCTCGACACATGGAGCAAAGATTCCAACTGGATGGGCTACGTAGCAGTCAGCGATGATCAAGAGTCGAGCCGGATTGGGCGAAGAGATATTGTCGTGGCATGGCGTGGGACAGTGGCACCATCGGAGTGGTACGAGGATTTTCAGAGGAAGCTAGAGCCAGTTGGGCATGGAGAAGCTAAAGTTGAGCACGGCTTCCTTAGTATCTACACATCCAAAAGGGAGTCTTCAAGGTATAATAAGTCAAGTGCCTCAGATCAAGTGATGAAAGAAGTAACAAGGCTAGTGCAATTGTACAAGCAAAGAGGTGAACAAGTGAGCCTTACAATCACTGGACATAGCTTAGGCGGTGCCTTGGCCCTCCTCAACGCATACGAAGCTGCCACCTCTCTTCCAGGTCTTCCAATTAGTGTAATATCGTTCGGTGCTCCCAGGGTTGGCAACATTGCCTTCGGGGATGAACTCCACCAGCTGGGAGTTAAAACCTTACGGGTGGTCGTTAAGCAAGATATGGTCCCTCGGATGCCAGGACTTGTCTTCAATGAAAGATTACAGAAGTTCGATGATATCACAGGAACCCTAAAATGGGTGTACACGCATGTGGGAGCGGAGTTGAAGCTCGATGTGCAATCTTCTCCTTACCTCAAGCGCGGGTTCAATCTTCCCGGGTTTCACAGCCTGGAGACGTACCTCCACCTTATTGATGGATTCCATAGTAAAACCTCGACGTTTCGGGAAGGTGCTCGGAGGGATATTGCCCTAGTGAACAAGGCTTGCGATATGTTAGTGGATGAGCTTAGGATCCCACATGCTTGGTACCAATTTGCAAACAAGGGCCTAGTCCGCAATGCTCACGGTAGATGGGTTAAACAAGTAAGAGACCCAGAAGACATACCTTCACCTGCCAGAGAAACCCATCATCAGGCTTTTTCAGTTGAGATGCTTGCAACTGATGAAGGACTCGCCCGTACTTTGTGTTAA